The following coding sequences lie in one Funiculus sociatus GB2-C1 genomic window:
- the malQ gene encoding 4-alpha-glucanotransferase, whose amino-acid sequence MPFPRSSGILLHPTSFPSRFGIGDLGLEAYRFMDFLVESYQQFWQVLPLGPTGYGNSPYMCYSALAGNPLLISPEKLRDAGLLTDDDFAGLPEFPLDNVDFEKAIATKMPLLAKACENFKAKASPLQQREFAGFCETKANWLDDYALFMALREAHEQSSWYTWEPEIAKRQPEALEQWRQRLNNEIFYHKYLQFEFFRQWSELKNYANLRGIDIIGDIPIYVAHDSADVWSHSEIFCLDEETGEAALMAGVPPDYFSATGQLWGNPVYNWEQLEKQNFKWWVQRFESLLDYVDIIRIDHFRGFQAYWAVKAGEETALNGEWIEAPGDVFFEVLNEKLGKLPILAEDLGVITEEVEALRDKFEFPGMKILQFAFGSDAGNGFLPFNYPRNCLVYTGTHDNDTTVGWFYQLSDYERERVLRYLGCISPEGIHWDFIRLAMSSVANQAIIPFQDILGLGNDARMNFPSKAEGNWGWRYRSEAVNNQVSDRLKSLTELFGRAPIRD is encoded by the coding sequence ATGCCGTTTCCCAGATCAAGTGGCATTTTGCTGCACCCCACCTCCTTTCCCAGTCGATTTGGCATTGGCGATTTAGGCTTAGAAGCTTATCGTTTTATGGATTTTTTGGTGGAGAGTTACCAGCAATTTTGGCAGGTTTTACCACTAGGCCCAACTGGATATGGTAATTCTCCATATATGTGCTATTCAGCGTTGGCGGGAAATCCGCTGCTGATTAGTCCAGAAAAGCTGCGCGACGCTGGTTTACTAACTGACGACGACTTTGCCGGATTGCCAGAATTTCCCCTAGATAATGTAGATTTTGAAAAAGCGATCGCCACCAAGATGCCTTTGCTTGCCAAAGCCTGCGAAAACTTTAAAGCCAAAGCTTCCCCGCTTCAGCAAAGGGAATTTGCGGGTTTTTGCGAGACTAAGGCTAATTGGCTCGATGACTACGCTTTATTTATGGCGCTTCGCGAGGCACATGAGCAATCCAGCTGGTATACTTGGGAGCCGGAAATTGCCAAACGCCAACCTGAAGCCTTAGAGCAGTGGCGGCAACGGCTAAACAATGAGATTTTTTACCACAAATACTTGCAGTTTGAGTTTTTCCGCCAGTGGTCTGAACTGAAGAACTATGCCAACCTGCGCGGTATTGATATTATTGGCGATATCCCGATTTATGTAGCTCACGATAGCGCCGATGTTTGGTCGCATTCAGAAATCTTTTGCTTGGATGAAGAAACGGGGGAAGCGGCGCTAATGGCAGGTGTCCCGCCGGATTACTTCAGCGCGACAGGTCAGTTGTGGGGCAACCCAGTGTATAACTGGGAGCAATTGGAGAAGCAAAACTTTAAATGGTGGGTGCAGCGCTTTGAGTCGTTGCTGGATTATGTGGACATCATTCGGATTGACCACTTCCGGGGGTTTCAAGCTTATTGGGCAGTGAAGGCGGGTGAAGAAACTGCCCTGAATGGGGAGTGGATTGAAGCGCCTGGAGATGTTTTCTTTGAAGTTCTAAATGAGAAGTTAGGCAAGCTACCCATTCTTGCTGAGGATTTGGGTGTGATTACAGAAGAGGTAGAGGCGCTGCGAGACAAATTTGAATTTCCGGGGATGAAAATTTTGCAGTTTGCCTTTGGTTCCGATGCAGGCAATGGCTTTTTGCCGTTCAACTATCCGCGCAACTGCTTAGTTTATACTGGCACCCACGACAATGACACTACGGTGGGCTGGTTCTATCAATTGTCAGATTATGAAAGGGAGAGGGTGCTGCGTTATTTAGGTTGCATTAGTCCCGAAGGCATCCACTGGGATTTTATCCGGCTAGCGATGAGTTCTGTGGCAAATCAGGCGATTATTCCCTTTCAGGATATTTTGGGATTGGGCAACGATGCCAGAATGAATTTTCCCAGTAAAGCTGAGGGAAATTGGGGGTGGCGGTATCGGTCAGAGGCGGTGAATAATCAAGTAAGCGATCGCTTGAAATCGCTTACTGAACTTTTTGGTCGCGCCCCGATTAGAGACTGA
- a CDS encoding NUDIX domain-containing protein — MTHSNPSPTVDIIIELVDRPHRPIILILRQNPPYGWAIPGGFIDYGESAEAAARREASEEISLKVELVEQFQVYSDPNRDPRQHTMSVVFIATATGEPKAADDAKAVGIFESWRIPTELCFDHDKILREYWRYRHYGIRPGLS; from the coding sequence ATGACTCACAGCAACCCTTCTCCTACTGTCGATATCATTATTGAGCTGGTTGACCGACCGCATCGCCCGATTATATTGATTTTGCGCCAAAATCCTCCTTATGGTTGGGCCATTCCGGGCGGCTTTATTGATTACGGAGAATCTGCTGAAGCGGCGGCGCGGCGAGAAGCGTCAGAAGAGATTTCCTTAAAGGTGGAGTTAGTTGAACAATTCCAGGTGTATTCCGATCCCAATCGCGATCCGCGTCAGCACACGATGAGCGTTGTCTTTATTGCTACGGCGACGGGCGAACCTAAAGCGGCTGATGATGCTAAGGCGGTGGGGATTTTTGAATCTTGGCGGATTCCGACGGAACTTTGTTTCGATCACGACAAAATTCTGCGCGAATATTGGCGCTATCGCCATTATGGAATACGACCGGGTTTGTCTTAG